One segment of Carya illinoinensis cultivar Pawnee chromosome 1, C.illinoinensisPawnee_v1, whole genome shotgun sequence DNA contains the following:
- the LOC122276759 gene encoding KIN14B-interacting protein At4g14310-like, with amino-acid sequence MSLNKVGVLENCNGEVNLSLNLIKSSEAGLTFDEKFQDGMRVDKVLKSNEEVFKVGNGVDLYAKESGGKSLDKGTVSKSVKQKKLTEGIGGRFDIEYPSKLHEKLALLEGKVKRIALDIERTKEMLDRNNLDASKLILSDIQAQISGVQKVMGNVRGESGGKMAMPKKKNDGESGIVEKGKSKMVDNAKNFVKGLTSEELKPRLLPYHKLPKNGTYLKAASKISQSHEPHVVVQNCVSKEDRKSFSPIHENHISVGLLASLNKGQK; translated from the coding sequence ATGAGTTTGAATAAAGTTGGTGTTTTGGAGAATTGTAATGGTGAAGTTAATCTAAGCTTGAACTTAATAAAATCGAGTGAGGCGGGTTTAACTTTCGATGAAAAATTTCAAGATGGTATGCGGGTTGATAAGGTTTTGAAGTCGAATGAGGAAGTTTTCAAGGTTGGAAATGGTGTTGATCTGTATGCGAAAGAGAGTGGTGGGAAGTCTTTGGATAAGGGGACGGTCTCAAAGAGTGTAAAACAGAAGAAGTTAACAGAAGGTATAGGCGGACGGTTTGATATAGAATATCCGAGCAAGCTTCATGAGAAGCTTGCTCTTTTGGAAGGGAAGGTGAAGAGGATTGCGTTGGATATTGAGAGGACAAAGGAGATGTTGGATAGGAATAATCTAGATGCATCGAAGCTCATACTTTCGGATATTCAGGCCCAGATTTCGGGAGTTCAGAAGGTGATGGGTAACGTCAGAGGTGAATCAGGTGGTAAAATGGcaatgcccaaaaaaaaaaatgatggggAGAGTGGGATAGTTGAGAAGGGAAAGAGCAAGATGGTGGATAATGCTAAAAATTTTGTCAAAGGATTAACAAGCGAGGAACTGAAACCTAGGTTACTTCCTTATCATAAGTTGCCAAAAAATGGGACGTATCTGAAAGCAGCATCGAAAATCTCTCAAAGTCATGAACCGCATGTAGTAGTACAAAATTGTGTGTCAAAAGAGGATAGGAAGTCGTTTAGCCCTATTCACGAGAACCATATATCAGTTGGGTTGTTAGCTTCTCTGAATAAGGGGCAAAAATAA
- the LOC122276752 gene encoding phosphate transporter PHO1-like produces the protein MVKFSKELEGQLIPEWRDGYMNYRELKRHIKKIKLSKLSKHHHQDMNGDYGLSIFDPVRFVARKICDKFRNSESKTDMIQLRRSKSCMEDGEDQKVYETDLSQLFSQEDEVRIFFEKLDEEHNKIDKFYKERESEIVERAATLNKQLQILVDHKQVLGHRLRKNSPSSPNFGSSPPSWSSVSHPRSSNYSESSVELAEILSPDQISETDEVIAALERNSSRNYSGTKTKLTKQGKPNMGVKIDIPAETPTPAIVALTSMLWEDLVMKTPKKEYCRGEQSISRKKVQSAEKMIRGAFVELYKVLGLLKAYSSMNMMAFTKILKKFDKVSNQHASANYLQAVKASHFVSSDKVVKLMDEVESTFIKHFASNDRKKAMKFLRPQQKKASHMITFFVGLFTGWFVSLFTIYAILAYILRTFSCPPGKVYMNDGAYRVFRLFALLSLHLFMYGCNLFMWKNKRINYNFIFGFSPNTSLKYRDAFLISTTLMTIVVGAMVVHLLLQAICVSPNQVDAIPAILLLFFLALLICPFGIFYRTTRYCFIRVIRNIFFSPFYKVALVDFFMADQLTSQIQLLRQLEYAACYLLAGIFGTHQYETCSNGRLFKDLTYVISFMPYYWRAMQCARRWFDSYDVEHLANMGKYVSAMVAAGARLTYDHKINHDPHCVWFPIVIVTSVVATVYQCYWDFVKDWGLLKQNSKNLWLRDDLILKNKNIYYVSIALNAVLRVAWVESVLKLKFNDDNHKQLRDFVLASLEVIRRGHWNFYRLENEHLNNVGNYRAVKEVPLPFHDIDSDG, from the exons ATGGTGAAGTTCTCAAAGGAGCTCGAAGGTCAGCTAATCCCGGAATGGAGGGATGGTTACATGAACTATAGGGAATTGAAGAGGCATATAAAGAAAATCAAGCTATCTAAATTATCCAAGCATCACCACCAAGACATGAACGGAGACTATGGTCTGTCTATTTTTGACCCCGTACGCTTCGTCGCTAGGAAAATCTGTGATAAGTTCCGCAATTCCGAGAGCAAAACTGACATGATTCAG CTCAGGAGGAGTAAAAGCTGCATGGAGGACGGTGAAGATCAGAAGGTGTACGAAACTGATCTTTCTCAACTGTTTTCCCAAGAAGATGAG GTCAGGATTTTCTTCGAGAAATTGGACGAAGAACATAATAAGATCGACAAATTTtataaggagagagagagtgagattgTTGAGAGAGCAGCGACTTTAAACAAGCAGCTGCAGATTTTGGTGGACCATAAGCAAGTTCTAGGCCACCGTCTCAGGAAAAACTCCCCGTCGAGTCCAAACTTCGGAAGTTCCCCTCCTTCTTGGTCATCTGTATCTCATCCCCGGTCTTCTAATTATTCCG AAAGCTCTGTTGAATTAGCTGAAATCCTTAGTCCTGATCAGATATCGGAGACAGACGAAGTAATAGCAGCACTAGAAAGAAACAGTAGTAGGAATTATAGCGGGACGAAGACAAAACTAACAAAGCAAGGGAAGCCTAATATGGGTGTGAAGATTGACATTCCTGCTGAGACACCAACACCTGCGATCGTGGCCTTGACATCGATGCTGTGGGAAGATTTGGTCATGAAGACTCCCAAAAAAGAGTACTGCCGTGGAGAACAATCGATTAGTCGAAAGAAGGTTCAGTCTGCAGAGAAGATGATTCGTGGCGCCTTTGTGGAGCTCTATAAAGTCCTTGGTCTGCTCAAAGCTTACAG CTCGATGAACATGATGGCGTTTACAAAGATACTCAAGAAGTTTGACAAG GTATCCAACCAGCATGCTTCTGCGAATTATCTACAAGCAGTGAAGGCCTCTCATTTCGTTAGTTCCGACAAG GTTGTTAAACTGATGGACGAAGTAGAATCCACATTCATAAAGCACTTCGCCAGCAATGACAGGAAAAAGGCAATGAAATTCCTGCGGCCACAACAGAAAAAAGCTTCTCACATGATCACTTTCTTTGTTG GATTGTTTACTGGGTGGTTTGTATCACTGTTTACCATATATGCAATCTTAGCATACATTTTGCGTACTTTCTCCTGTCCTCCAGGGAAAGTTTACATGAATGATGGAGCATATCGGGTTTTCAG ATTGTTTGCGTTACTAAGCTTGCACCTATTCATGTATGGGTGCAATTTGTTCATGTGGAAGAATAAGAGGATCAATTACAATTTCATCTTTGGATTCTCACCCAATACATCCCTTAAGTACAGAGATGCCTTCCTCATCAGCACCACCCTCATGACCATTGTGGTCGGGGCGATGGTCGTCCACCTTCTTTTGCAGGCTATATGCGTCTCACCTAACCAAGTTGATGCCATTCCTGCCATTCTTCTTTTG TTTTTCCTCGCTCTGCTGATATGCCCATTCGGCATCTTCTATCGCACGACACGCTACTGCTTTATCCGTGTTATTCGTAACATATTCTTCTCCCCATTTTATAAG GTTGCGTTGGTCGACTTTTTTATGGCCGACCAGCTTACTAGCCAG ATTCAGTTGTTAAGGCAGCTGGAATACGCAGCCTGCTACTTGCTGGCAGGAATTTTCGGAACACACCAATATGAAACCTGCAGTAACGGAAGGCTATTCAAGGATCTAACTTATGTCATTTCATTTATGCCATACTATTGGCGTGCAATGCAG TGTGCAAGACGATGGTTTGATAGCTATGACGTGGAACATTTGGCTAACATGGGGAAGTATGTTTCGGCCATGGTGGCAGCCGGCGCAAGGCTAACATATGATCACAAGATCAATCATGACCCCCACTGCGTATGGTTTCCCATAGTCATAGTGACTTCCGTGGTGGCCACCGTATATCAGTGTTACTGGGATTTTGTGAAGGACTGGGGGCTTCTCAAACAGAACTCCAAAAACTTATGGCTAAGAGATGATTTGAttctgaaaaacaaaaacatctactaTGTATCCATC GCCTTGAATGCTGTTCTAAGAGTCGCATGGGTGGAATCTGTGTTGAAGTTGAAATTTAATGATGATAATCATAAACAGTTGCGAGATTTTGTCTTGGCTTCATTAGAAGTAATTCGTCGCGGGCATTGGAACTTTTATAG GTTGGAGAATGAGCATCTAAACAACGTCGGAAACTACAGGGCAGTGAAGGAAGTTCCATTACCATTCCACGACATTGATTCTGATGGCTGA